The Chelonia mydas isolate rCheMyd1 chromosome 3, rCheMyd1.pri.v2, whole genome shotgun sequence genome includes a region encoding these proteins:
- the SNX17 gene encoding sorting nexin-17 isoform X1 — translation MHFSVPETESRGGEGGAAAYVAYNVHVNGVLHCRVRYRQLLGLHEQLRKEYGANVVPAFPPKKIFTLTPAEVEQRREQLEKYMQAVRQDPVLGGSETFNSFLRKAQQETQQIPTEEVPLEVLLSNGQKVTVTILTSDQTEDVLEVGAAGQRRWWGAQVREGPGEREQGLCWGRGRALGRFPACPHPRAGLSLGSLTNIPPPPPRAVSGVSAVWGAQGPCVCPGAQPCSSLAGSRVWWGLRPWAGLGAARSGDSLLAHQAVASKLDLPEDLVGYFSLFLAREAKDGAFSFMRKLQEFELPYVSVTSLRNPEYKIILRKSYWDSSYDDDVMEQRVGLNLLYAQVSVRVGPAQPGCSVRAARGAEPARPSGPLSVLRGPAPHSLPLMASAPLQTVSDIERGWILVTKEQHRQLKSLQEKVSKKEFIRLAQTLKYYGYLKFEPCVTDFPEKGCQVIVSAGNSELNFQVRLPSEQIKEGSFKVTRMRCWRVTSSVPTSSGLPGSSPGKAEVKLELAFEYLMSKDRLQWVTITSPQAIMLSICLQSMVDELMVKKSGGSIRKMFRRRANGALRRSDSQQAVKSPPLLDSPDASREPMLKLSSKLTSVSLRGVSHSGSTSDLGTDDFHGNYAFEGIGDEDL, via the exons ATGCACTTCTCCGTCCCCGAGACCGAGAGCCGCGGCGGGGAGGGCGGCGCCGCCGCCTACGTG GCCTACAACGTCCACGTGAACGGCGTGCTGCACTGCCGGGTGCGCTACCGCCAGCTGCTGGGCCTGCATGAACAG CTAAGGAAAGAGTATGGGGCCAATGTGGTGCCCGCCTTTCCTCCAAAGAAGATCTTCACCCTCACCCCggcggaggtggagcagagaCGAGAGCAGCTGGAGAAATACATGCAGGCTG TGCGGCAGGACCCGGTGCTGGGAGGCAGCGAGACCTTCAACAGCTTCCTGCGCAAGGCGCAGCAG GAGACGCAGCAGATCCCCACTGAGGAGGTACCGCTGGAGGTGCTGCTCTCCAACGGCCAGAAAGTCACGGTCACCATCCTGACCTCAGACCAGACGGAAGACGTCCTGGAGGTAGGTGCGGCAGGGCAGAGGCGCTGGTGGGGGGCACAGGTGCGGGAAGGGCCTGGGGAGCGAGAGCAGggcctgtgctggggcagggggcgagCTCTAGGTCGCTTCCCGGCGTGCCCTCACCCCCGGGCTGGGCTGTCTCTGGGGTCGCTCACCAacatccccccacctcccccccgggCTGTCTCTGGGGTCTCTGCCGTCTGGGGTGCCCAGGGCCCCTGTGTGTGCCCTggtgcccagccctgcagcagcctggctggaagCAGGGTGTGGTGGGGGCTGCGGCCCTGGGCAGGGCTCGGGGCTGCGAGAAGCGGTGACTCTCTGCTTGCTCACCAGGCCGTCGCCTCCAAGCTGGATCTGCCCGAGGACCTAGTTGGCTACTTCAGCCTCTTCCTGGCAAGGGAAGCCAAGGACGGAGCCTTTTCCT TCATGAGGAAGCTGCAGGAGTTCGAGCTGCCGTACGTGTCTGTCACCAGCCTCCGCAACCCCGAGTACAAGATCATCCTGCGCAAGAG TTACTGGGATTCTTCCTATGACGACGACGTCATGGAGCAGCGGGTGGGGCTGAACTTGCTGTATGCGCAGGTGAGTGTCCGCgtgggcccagcccagcctggctgctctGTCAGAGCTGCCAGGGGCGCCGAGCCAGCCAGGCCCTCGGGCCCCTTGTCTGTGCTGCGGGGCCCGGCCCCGCACAGCCTGCCCCTCATGGCCTCTGCTCCTTTGCAGACGGTGTCAGACATAGAACGCGGCTGGATCCTCGTCACCAAGGAGCAGCACCGGCAGCTCAAGTCCCTGCAGGAGAAGGTCTCCAAGAAGGAG TTCATCCGCCTGGCGCAGACCCTGAAGTACTACGGCTATCTCAAGTTCGAGCCCTGCGTCACCGACTTCCCCGAGAAGGGCTGCCAGGTCATCGTCAGCGCCGGCAACAGCGAGCTGAACTTCCAGGTGCGGCTGCCCAGCGAGCAGATCAAAGAGGGCAGCTTCAAGGTGACACGCATGCGGTGCTGGCGGGTCACGTCCTCG GTTCCCACGAGCAGCGGGCTGCCGGGGAGCAGCCCGGGGAAAGCGGAGGTGAAGCTGGAGCTGGCCTTCGAGTACCTGATGAGCAAGGACCGGCTGCAGTGGGTGACCATCACCAGCCCCCAG GCCATCATGCTGAGCATCTGCCTGCAGTCCATGGTGGATGAGCTGATGGTGAAGAAGTCTGGCGGCAGCATCCGCAAG ATGTTCCGCAGGCGAGCCAACGGGGCCCTGCGGCGCTCGGACAGCCAGCAAGCTGTGaagtccccacccctgctg GACTCGCCCGATGCCAGCAGGGAGCCCATGCTCAAACTCTCG agcaAGCTCACCTCCGTCAGCCTGCGGGGCGTCAGCCACTCCGGCTCCACCAGCGACCTGGGCACCGACGACTTCCACGGCAACTACGCCTTCGAGGGGATCGGCGACGAGGACCTGTAG
- the SNX17 gene encoding sorting nexin-17 isoform X6 — MHFSVPETESRGGEGGAAAYVAYNVHVNGVLHCRVRYRQLLGLHEQLRKEYGANVVPAFPPKKIFTLTPAEVEQRREQLEKYMQAVRQDPVLGGSETFNSFLRKAQQETQQIPTEEVPLEVLLSNGQKVTVTILTSDQTEDVLEAVASKLDLPEDLVGYFSLFLAREAKDGAFSFMRKLQEFELPYVSVTSLRNPEYKIILRKSYWDSSYDDDVMEQRVGLNLLYAQTVSDIERGWILVTKEQHRQLKSLQEKVSKKEFIRLAQTLKYYGYLKFEPCVTDFPEKGCQVIVSAGNSELNFQVRLPSEQIKEGSFKVTRMRCWRVTSSVPTSSGLPGSSPGKAEVKLELAFEYLMSKDRLQWVTITSPQAIMLSICLQSMVDELMVKKSGGSIRKMFRRRANGALRRSDSQQAVKSPPLLDSPDASREPMLKLSSKLTSVSLRGVSHSGSTSDLGTDDFHGNYAFEGIGDEDL, encoded by the exons ATGCACTTCTCCGTCCCCGAGACCGAGAGCCGCGGCGGGGAGGGCGGCGCCGCCGCCTACGTG GCCTACAACGTCCACGTGAACGGCGTGCTGCACTGCCGGGTGCGCTACCGCCAGCTGCTGGGCCTGCATGAACAG CTAAGGAAAGAGTATGGGGCCAATGTGGTGCCCGCCTTTCCTCCAAAGAAGATCTTCACCCTCACCCCggcggaggtggagcagagaCGAGAGCAGCTGGAGAAATACATGCAGGCTG TGCGGCAGGACCCGGTGCTGGGAGGCAGCGAGACCTTCAACAGCTTCCTGCGCAAGGCGCAGCAG GAGACGCAGCAGATCCCCACTGAGGAGGTACCGCTGGAGGTGCTGCTCTCCAACGGCCAGAAAGTCACGGTCACCATCCTGACCTCAGACCAGACGGAAGACGTCCTGGAG GCCGTCGCCTCCAAGCTGGATCTGCCCGAGGACCTAGTTGGCTACTTCAGCCTCTTCCTGGCAAGGGAAGCCAAGGACGGAGCCTTTTCCT TCATGAGGAAGCTGCAGGAGTTCGAGCTGCCGTACGTGTCTGTCACCAGCCTCCGCAACCCCGAGTACAAGATCATCCTGCGCAAGAG TTACTGGGATTCTTCCTATGACGACGACGTCATGGAGCAGCGGGTGGGGCTGAACTTGCTGTATGCGCAG ACGGTGTCAGACATAGAACGCGGCTGGATCCTCGTCACCAAGGAGCAGCACCGGCAGCTCAAGTCCCTGCAGGAGAAGGTCTCCAAGAAGGAG TTCATCCGCCTGGCGCAGACCCTGAAGTACTACGGCTATCTCAAGTTCGAGCCCTGCGTCACCGACTTCCCCGAGAAGGGCTGCCAGGTCATCGTCAGCGCCGGCAACAGCGAGCTGAACTTCCAGGTGCGGCTGCCCAGCGAGCAGATCAAAGAGGGCAGCTTCAAGGTGACACGCATGCGGTGCTGGCGGGTCACGTCCTCG GTTCCCACGAGCAGCGGGCTGCCGGGGAGCAGCCCGGGGAAAGCGGAGGTGAAGCTGGAGCTGGCCTTCGAGTACCTGATGAGCAAGGACCGGCTGCAGTGGGTGACCATCACCAGCCCCCAG GCCATCATGCTGAGCATCTGCCTGCAGTCCATGGTGGATGAGCTGATGGTGAAGAAGTCTGGCGGCAGCATCCGCAAG ATGTTCCGCAGGCGAGCCAACGGGGCCCTGCGGCGCTCGGACAGCCAGCAAGCTGTGaagtccccacccctgctg GACTCGCCCGATGCCAGCAGGGAGCCCATGCTCAAACTCTCG agcaAGCTCACCTCCGTCAGCCTGCGGGGCGTCAGCCACTCCGGCTCCACCAGCGACCTGGGCACCGACGACTTCCACGGCAACTACGCCTTCGAGGGGATCGGCGACGAGGACCTGTAG
- the SNX17 gene encoding sorting nexin-17 isoform X3 has product MHFSVPETESRGGEGGAAAYVAYNVHVNGVLHCRVRYRQLLGLHEQLRKEYGANVVPAFPPKKIFTLTPAEVEQRREQLEKYMQAVRQDPVLGGSETFNSFLRKAQQETQQIPTEEVPLEVLLSNGQKVTVTILTSDQTEDVLEVGAAGQRRWWGAQVREGPGEREQGLCWGRGRALGRFPACPHPRAGLSLGSLTNIPPPPPRAVSGVSAVWGAQGPCVCPGAQPCSSLAGSRVWWGLRPWAGLGAARSGDSLLAHQAVASKLDLPEDLVGYFSLFLAREAKDGAFSFMRKLQEFELPYVSVTSLRNPEYKIILRKSYWDSSYDDDVMEQRVGLNLLYAQTVSDIERGWILVTKEQHRQLKSLQEKVSKKEFIRLAQTLKYYGYLKFEPCVTDFPEKGCQVIVSAGNSELNFQVRLPSEQIKEGSFKVTRMRCWRVTSSVPTSSGLPGSSPGKAEVKLELAFEYLMSKDRLQWVTITSPQAIMLSICLQSMVDELMVKKSGGSIRKMFRRRANGALRRSDSQQAVKSPPLLDSPDASREPMLKLSSKLTSVSLRGVSHSGSTSDLGTDDFHGNYAFEGIGDEDL; this is encoded by the exons ATGCACTTCTCCGTCCCCGAGACCGAGAGCCGCGGCGGGGAGGGCGGCGCCGCCGCCTACGTG GCCTACAACGTCCACGTGAACGGCGTGCTGCACTGCCGGGTGCGCTACCGCCAGCTGCTGGGCCTGCATGAACAG CTAAGGAAAGAGTATGGGGCCAATGTGGTGCCCGCCTTTCCTCCAAAGAAGATCTTCACCCTCACCCCggcggaggtggagcagagaCGAGAGCAGCTGGAGAAATACATGCAGGCTG TGCGGCAGGACCCGGTGCTGGGAGGCAGCGAGACCTTCAACAGCTTCCTGCGCAAGGCGCAGCAG GAGACGCAGCAGATCCCCACTGAGGAGGTACCGCTGGAGGTGCTGCTCTCCAACGGCCAGAAAGTCACGGTCACCATCCTGACCTCAGACCAGACGGAAGACGTCCTGGAGGTAGGTGCGGCAGGGCAGAGGCGCTGGTGGGGGGCACAGGTGCGGGAAGGGCCTGGGGAGCGAGAGCAGggcctgtgctggggcagggggcgagCTCTAGGTCGCTTCCCGGCGTGCCCTCACCCCCGGGCTGGGCTGTCTCTGGGGTCGCTCACCAacatccccccacctcccccccgggCTGTCTCTGGGGTCTCTGCCGTCTGGGGTGCCCAGGGCCCCTGTGTGTGCCCTggtgcccagccctgcagcagcctggctggaagCAGGGTGTGGTGGGGGCTGCGGCCCTGGGCAGGGCTCGGGGCTGCGAGAAGCGGTGACTCTCTGCTTGCTCACCAGGCCGTCGCCTCCAAGCTGGATCTGCCCGAGGACCTAGTTGGCTACTTCAGCCTCTTCCTGGCAAGGGAAGCCAAGGACGGAGCCTTTTCCT TCATGAGGAAGCTGCAGGAGTTCGAGCTGCCGTACGTGTCTGTCACCAGCCTCCGCAACCCCGAGTACAAGATCATCCTGCGCAAGAG TTACTGGGATTCTTCCTATGACGACGACGTCATGGAGCAGCGGGTGGGGCTGAACTTGCTGTATGCGCAG ACGGTGTCAGACATAGAACGCGGCTGGATCCTCGTCACCAAGGAGCAGCACCGGCAGCTCAAGTCCCTGCAGGAGAAGGTCTCCAAGAAGGAG TTCATCCGCCTGGCGCAGACCCTGAAGTACTACGGCTATCTCAAGTTCGAGCCCTGCGTCACCGACTTCCCCGAGAAGGGCTGCCAGGTCATCGTCAGCGCCGGCAACAGCGAGCTGAACTTCCAGGTGCGGCTGCCCAGCGAGCAGATCAAAGAGGGCAGCTTCAAGGTGACACGCATGCGGTGCTGGCGGGTCACGTCCTCG GTTCCCACGAGCAGCGGGCTGCCGGGGAGCAGCCCGGGGAAAGCGGAGGTGAAGCTGGAGCTGGCCTTCGAGTACCTGATGAGCAAGGACCGGCTGCAGTGGGTGACCATCACCAGCCCCCAG GCCATCATGCTGAGCATCTGCCTGCAGTCCATGGTGGATGAGCTGATGGTGAAGAAGTCTGGCGGCAGCATCCGCAAG ATGTTCCGCAGGCGAGCCAACGGGGCCCTGCGGCGCTCGGACAGCCAGCAAGCTGTGaagtccccacccctgctg GACTCGCCCGATGCCAGCAGGGAGCCCATGCTCAAACTCTCG agcaAGCTCACCTCCGTCAGCCTGCGGGGCGTCAGCCACTCCGGCTCCACCAGCGACCTGGGCACCGACGACTTCCACGGCAACTACGCCTTCGAGGGGATCGGCGACGAGGACCTGTAG
- the SNX17 gene encoding sorting nexin-17 isoform X5 translates to MLGTGWCQATLRLPGGGVSSARGQGKAYNVHVNGVLHCRVRYRQLLGLHEQLRKEYGANVVPAFPPKKIFTLTPAEVEQRREQLEKYMQAVRQDPVLGGSETFNSFLRKAQQETQQIPTEEVPLEVLLSNGQKVTVTILTSDQTEDVLEAVASKLDLPEDLVGYFSLFLAREAKDGAFSFMRKLQEFELPYVSVTSLRNPEYKIILRKSYWDSSYDDDVMEQRVGLNLLYAQTVSDIERGWILVTKEQHRQLKSLQEKVSKKEFIRLAQTLKYYGYLKFEPCVTDFPEKGCQVIVSAGNSELNFQVRLPSEQIKEGSFKVTRMRCWRVTSSVPTSSGLPGSSPGKAEVKLELAFEYLMSKDRLQWVTITSPQAIMLSICLQSMVDELMVKKSGGSIRKMFRRRANGALRRSDSQQAVKSPPLLDSPDASREPMLKLSSKLTSVSLRGVSHSGSTSDLGTDDFHGNYAFEGIGDEDL, encoded by the exons aTGCTGGGGACCGGATGGTGTCAGGCAACGCTGCGGCTTCCTGGGGGTGGAGTTTCCAGCGCCAGGGGCCAAGGGAAG GCCTACAACGTCCACGTGAACGGCGTGCTGCACTGCCGGGTGCGCTACCGCCAGCTGCTGGGCCTGCATGAACAG CTAAGGAAAGAGTATGGGGCCAATGTGGTGCCCGCCTTTCCTCCAAAGAAGATCTTCACCCTCACCCCggcggaggtggagcagagaCGAGAGCAGCTGGAGAAATACATGCAGGCTG TGCGGCAGGACCCGGTGCTGGGAGGCAGCGAGACCTTCAACAGCTTCCTGCGCAAGGCGCAGCAG GAGACGCAGCAGATCCCCACTGAGGAGGTACCGCTGGAGGTGCTGCTCTCCAACGGCCAGAAAGTCACGGTCACCATCCTGACCTCAGACCAGACGGAAGACGTCCTGGAG GCCGTCGCCTCCAAGCTGGATCTGCCCGAGGACCTAGTTGGCTACTTCAGCCTCTTCCTGGCAAGGGAAGCCAAGGACGGAGCCTTTTCCT TCATGAGGAAGCTGCAGGAGTTCGAGCTGCCGTACGTGTCTGTCACCAGCCTCCGCAACCCCGAGTACAAGATCATCCTGCGCAAGAG TTACTGGGATTCTTCCTATGACGACGACGTCATGGAGCAGCGGGTGGGGCTGAACTTGCTGTATGCGCAG ACGGTGTCAGACATAGAACGCGGCTGGATCCTCGTCACCAAGGAGCAGCACCGGCAGCTCAAGTCCCTGCAGGAGAAGGTCTCCAAGAAGGAG TTCATCCGCCTGGCGCAGACCCTGAAGTACTACGGCTATCTCAAGTTCGAGCCCTGCGTCACCGACTTCCCCGAGAAGGGCTGCCAGGTCATCGTCAGCGCCGGCAACAGCGAGCTGAACTTCCAGGTGCGGCTGCCCAGCGAGCAGATCAAAGAGGGCAGCTTCAAGGTGACACGCATGCGGTGCTGGCGGGTCACGTCCTCG GTTCCCACGAGCAGCGGGCTGCCGGGGAGCAGCCCGGGGAAAGCGGAGGTGAAGCTGGAGCTGGCCTTCGAGTACCTGATGAGCAAGGACCGGCTGCAGTGGGTGACCATCACCAGCCCCCAG GCCATCATGCTGAGCATCTGCCTGCAGTCCATGGTGGATGAGCTGATGGTGAAGAAGTCTGGCGGCAGCATCCGCAAG ATGTTCCGCAGGCGAGCCAACGGGGCCCTGCGGCGCTCGGACAGCCAGCAAGCTGTGaagtccccacccctgctg GACTCGCCCGATGCCAGCAGGGAGCCCATGCTCAAACTCTCG agcaAGCTCACCTCCGTCAGCCTGCGGGGCGTCAGCCACTCCGGCTCCACCAGCGACCTGGGCACCGACGACTTCCACGGCAACTACGCCTTCGAGGGGATCGGCGACGAGGACCTGTAG
- the SNX17 gene encoding sorting nexin-17 isoform X8: MHFSVPETESRGGEGGAAAYVAYNVHVNGVLHCRVRYRQLLGLHEQLRKEYGANVVPAFPPKKIFTLTPAEVEQRREQLEKYMQAVRQDPVLGGSETFNSFLRKAQQETQQIPTEEVPLEVLLSNGQKVTVTILTSDQTEDVLEAVASKLDLPEDLVGYFSLFLAREAKDGAFSFMRKLQEFELPYVSVTSLRNPEYKIILRKSYWDSSYDDDVMEQRVGLNLLYAQTVSDIERGWILVTKEQHRQLKSLQEKVSKKEFIRLAQTLKYYGYLKFEPCVTDFPEKGCQVIVSAGNSELNFQVRLPSEQIKEGSFKVTRMRCWRVTSSVPTSSGLPGSSPGKAEVKLELAFEYLMSKDRLQWVTITSPQMFRRRANGALRRSDSQQAVKSPPLLDSPDASREPMLKLSSKLTSVSLRGVSHSGSTSDLGTDDFHGNYAFEGIGDEDL, translated from the exons ATGCACTTCTCCGTCCCCGAGACCGAGAGCCGCGGCGGGGAGGGCGGCGCCGCCGCCTACGTG GCCTACAACGTCCACGTGAACGGCGTGCTGCACTGCCGGGTGCGCTACCGCCAGCTGCTGGGCCTGCATGAACAG CTAAGGAAAGAGTATGGGGCCAATGTGGTGCCCGCCTTTCCTCCAAAGAAGATCTTCACCCTCACCCCggcggaggtggagcagagaCGAGAGCAGCTGGAGAAATACATGCAGGCTG TGCGGCAGGACCCGGTGCTGGGAGGCAGCGAGACCTTCAACAGCTTCCTGCGCAAGGCGCAGCAG GAGACGCAGCAGATCCCCACTGAGGAGGTACCGCTGGAGGTGCTGCTCTCCAACGGCCAGAAAGTCACGGTCACCATCCTGACCTCAGACCAGACGGAAGACGTCCTGGAG GCCGTCGCCTCCAAGCTGGATCTGCCCGAGGACCTAGTTGGCTACTTCAGCCTCTTCCTGGCAAGGGAAGCCAAGGACGGAGCCTTTTCCT TCATGAGGAAGCTGCAGGAGTTCGAGCTGCCGTACGTGTCTGTCACCAGCCTCCGCAACCCCGAGTACAAGATCATCCTGCGCAAGAG TTACTGGGATTCTTCCTATGACGACGACGTCATGGAGCAGCGGGTGGGGCTGAACTTGCTGTATGCGCAG ACGGTGTCAGACATAGAACGCGGCTGGATCCTCGTCACCAAGGAGCAGCACCGGCAGCTCAAGTCCCTGCAGGAGAAGGTCTCCAAGAAGGAG TTCATCCGCCTGGCGCAGACCCTGAAGTACTACGGCTATCTCAAGTTCGAGCCCTGCGTCACCGACTTCCCCGAGAAGGGCTGCCAGGTCATCGTCAGCGCCGGCAACAGCGAGCTGAACTTCCAGGTGCGGCTGCCCAGCGAGCAGATCAAAGAGGGCAGCTTCAAGGTGACACGCATGCGGTGCTGGCGGGTCACGTCCTCG GTTCCCACGAGCAGCGGGCTGCCGGGGAGCAGCCCGGGGAAAGCGGAGGTGAAGCTGGAGCTGGCCTTCGAGTACCTGATGAGCAAGGACCGGCTGCAGTGGGTGACCATCACCAGCCCCCAG ATGTTCCGCAGGCGAGCCAACGGGGCCCTGCGGCGCTCGGACAGCCAGCAAGCTGTGaagtccccacccctgctg GACTCGCCCGATGCCAGCAGGGAGCCCATGCTCAAACTCTCG agcaAGCTCACCTCCGTCAGCCTGCGGGGCGTCAGCCACTCCGGCTCCACCAGCGACCTGGGCACCGACGACTTCCACGGCAACTACGCCTTCGAGGGGATCGGCGACGAGGACCTGTAG
- the SNX17 gene encoding sorting nexin-17 isoform X2 — MLSPSTSVGESLRTGRSSLSRATAGPKAYNVHVNGVLHCRVRYRQLLGLHEQLRKEYGANVVPAFPPKKIFTLTPAEVEQRREQLEKYMQAVRQDPVLGGSETFNSFLRKAQQETQQIPTEEVPLEVLLSNGQKVTVTILTSDQTEDVLEVGAAGQRRWWGAQVREGPGEREQGLCWGRGRALGRFPACPHPRAGLSLGSLTNIPPPPPRAVSGVSAVWGAQGPCVCPGAQPCSSLAGSRVWWGLRPWAGLGAARSGDSLLAHQAVASKLDLPEDLVGYFSLFLAREAKDGAFSFMRKLQEFELPYVSVTSLRNPEYKIILRKSYWDSSYDDDVMEQRVGLNLLYAQTVSDIERGWILVTKEQHRQLKSLQEKVSKKEFIRLAQTLKYYGYLKFEPCVTDFPEKGCQVIVSAGNSELNFQVRLPSEQIKEGSFKVTRMRCWRVTSSVPTSSGLPGSSPGKAEVKLELAFEYLMSKDRLQWVTITSPQAIMLSICLQSMVDELMVKKSGGSIRKMFRRRANGALRRSDSQQAVKSPPLLDSPDASREPMLKLSSKLTSVSLRGVSHSGSTSDLGTDDFHGNYAFEGIGDEDL; from the exons ATGCTGTCTCCAAGTACCTCTGTGGGGGAGAGTCTCAGAACAGGCAGATCTTCGCTCTCCCGGGCCACGGCAGGACCAAAG GCCTACAACGTCCACGTGAACGGCGTGCTGCACTGCCGGGTGCGCTACCGCCAGCTGCTGGGCCTGCATGAACAG CTAAGGAAAGAGTATGGGGCCAATGTGGTGCCCGCCTTTCCTCCAAAGAAGATCTTCACCCTCACCCCggcggaggtggagcagagaCGAGAGCAGCTGGAGAAATACATGCAGGCTG TGCGGCAGGACCCGGTGCTGGGAGGCAGCGAGACCTTCAACAGCTTCCTGCGCAAGGCGCAGCAG GAGACGCAGCAGATCCCCACTGAGGAGGTACCGCTGGAGGTGCTGCTCTCCAACGGCCAGAAAGTCACGGTCACCATCCTGACCTCAGACCAGACGGAAGACGTCCTGGAGGTAGGTGCGGCAGGGCAGAGGCGCTGGTGGGGGGCACAGGTGCGGGAAGGGCCTGGGGAGCGAGAGCAGggcctgtgctggggcagggggcgagCTCTAGGTCGCTTCCCGGCGTGCCCTCACCCCCGGGCTGGGCTGTCTCTGGGGTCGCTCACCAacatccccccacctcccccccgggCTGTCTCTGGGGTCTCTGCCGTCTGGGGTGCCCAGGGCCCCTGTGTGTGCCCTggtgcccagccctgcagcagcctggctggaagCAGGGTGTGGTGGGGGCTGCGGCCCTGGGCAGGGCTCGGGGCTGCGAGAAGCGGTGACTCTCTGCTTGCTCACCAGGCCGTCGCCTCCAAGCTGGATCTGCCCGAGGACCTAGTTGGCTACTTCAGCCTCTTCCTGGCAAGGGAAGCCAAGGACGGAGCCTTTTCCT TCATGAGGAAGCTGCAGGAGTTCGAGCTGCCGTACGTGTCTGTCACCAGCCTCCGCAACCCCGAGTACAAGATCATCCTGCGCAAGAG TTACTGGGATTCTTCCTATGACGACGACGTCATGGAGCAGCGGGTGGGGCTGAACTTGCTGTATGCGCAG ACGGTGTCAGACATAGAACGCGGCTGGATCCTCGTCACCAAGGAGCAGCACCGGCAGCTCAAGTCCCTGCAGGAGAAGGTCTCCAAGAAGGAG TTCATCCGCCTGGCGCAGACCCTGAAGTACTACGGCTATCTCAAGTTCGAGCCCTGCGTCACCGACTTCCCCGAGAAGGGCTGCCAGGTCATCGTCAGCGCCGGCAACAGCGAGCTGAACTTCCAGGTGCGGCTGCCCAGCGAGCAGATCAAAGAGGGCAGCTTCAAGGTGACACGCATGCGGTGCTGGCGGGTCACGTCCTCG GTTCCCACGAGCAGCGGGCTGCCGGGGAGCAGCCCGGGGAAAGCGGAGGTGAAGCTGGAGCTGGCCTTCGAGTACCTGATGAGCAAGGACCGGCTGCAGTGGGTGACCATCACCAGCCCCCAG GCCATCATGCTGAGCATCTGCCTGCAGTCCATGGTGGATGAGCTGATGGTGAAGAAGTCTGGCGGCAGCATCCGCAAG ATGTTCCGCAGGCGAGCCAACGGGGCCCTGCGGCGCTCGGACAGCCAGCAAGCTGTGaagtccccacccctgctg GACTCGCCCGATGCCAGCAGGGAGCCCATGCTCAAACTCTCG agcaAGCTCACCTCCGTCAGCCTGCGGGGCGTCAGCCACTCCGGCTCCACCAGCGACCTGGGCACCGACGACTTCCACGGCAACTACGCCTTCGAGGGGATCGGCGACGAGGACCTGTAG